A region of Streptomyces cinnamoneus DNA encodes the following proteins:
- a CDS encoding ice-binding family protein yields MKSDVFTVSYWRGFMAWAAAVLTLALVAAGMALTPTRASAIGVAPNLGTADSYAVLGGQSVTNTGPSTINGDLGVSPGSSVTGFPPGTVNGTIHAADAQAGQAQSDLTIAYDSAAGQAPDATLTSPGDLGGMTLNPGVYKAASSIDITGTLTLDAHGDPNAVWIFQIGSTLETASGSSVSLINGAQPCNVFWQVGSSATIGTDSSFVGTIMALTSISVTTGATIDGRALARNGSTTLDTNTITRESCAAGTGGVIAGTTGGVTGMTTEGTAGMIAGPASGGTTTTGGPTTGGPAGGPTTGGPAGGPTTGGPGGAVAGGLLGGPITGGLLGGPIIGGLIGGTTTGGPGEGHHHHHHHGEDHDHGDHDHGDHDHGDHDHGDHEHGDHEHGDHGDHDHGEDRHHGEGRHHECGRCDHEHGRDHGEGGHHECGRCDHEHGRDHGEGGHHECGRCDHERGRDRQFESCDRRHDGEYGHGGHDGCGHECGRHHPECEDHGRRSR; encoded by the coding sequence ATGAAATCGGACGTCTTTACCGTTTCCTATTGGCGCGGATTCATGGCGTGGGCGGCTGCCGTCCTCACGCTGGCGCTCGTTGCCGCCGGGATGGCACTGACGCCTACCCGCGCGAGCGCGATTGGGGTAGCCCCCAATCTCGGTACGGCAGACAGCTACGCGGTCCTGGGCGGCCAGAGCGTCACCAACACCGGCCCCTCCACGATCAATGGGGACCTTGGTGTGAGCCCGGGGTCCTCGGTGACCGGATTCCCTCCCGGCACGGTGAACGGAACCATTCACGCCGCAGACGCGCAAGCGGGCCAGGCGCAGAGCGATCTGACCATCGCGTACGACAGCGCCGCCGGTCAGGCGCCTGACGCCACCCTCACCTCCCCCGGAGATCTCGGCGGCATGACGTTGAACCCGGGGGTCTACAAAGCAGCGTCGTCGATCGACATCACGGGCACGCTCACGCTCGACGCCCACGGCGACCCCAACGCGGTCTGGATCTTCCAGATCGGATCGACGCTGGAGACGGCCTCCGGCAGTTCGGTGTCCCTCATCAATGGCGCGCAGCCGTGCAATGTCTTCTGGCAGGTGGGCAGTTCCGCCACGATCGGGACCGACTCCAGCTTCGTCGGCACGATCATGGCCCTGACATCGATCTCGGTCACCACCGGGGCGACCATCGACGGCCGCGCGCTCGCCCGCAATGGGTCGACCACGTTGGACACCAACACCATCACCCGGGAATCGTGTGCGGCCGGCACGGGCGGCGTGATCGCCGGCACGACGGGTGGGGTCACCGGCATGACGACGGAGGGAACCGCCGGCATGATCGCCGGTCCGGCGTCTGGGGGCACGACGACGACTGGCGGCCCGACGACCGGGGGTCCGGCTGGCGGTCCGACGACCGGGGGTCCGGCCGGCGGTCCGACGACAGGGGGCCCCGGAGGTGCGGTCGCGGGTGGTCTGCTCGGGGGGCCGATCACCGGAGGCCTGCTGGGAGGCCCGATCATCGGAGGTCTGATCGGGGGCACGACCACCGGCGGTCCGGGTGAGGGGCACCACCATCACCACCACCACGGTGAGGATCACGACCACGGCGATCACGACCACGGCGATCACGACCACGGCGATCACGACCACGGTGATCACGAGCACGGTGATCACGAGCACGGTGATCACGGTGATCACGACCATGGTGAGGATCGCCACCACGGTGAGGGCCGCCACCACGAGTGCGGTCGCTGCGACCACGAGCACGGCCGTGACCACGGTGAGGGCGGCCACCACGAGTGCGGTCGCTGCGACCACGAGCACGGCCGTGACCACGGTGAGGGCGGCCACCACGAGTGCGGTCGCTGCGACCACGAGCGTGGCCGTGACCGGCAGTTCGAGTCCTGTGACCGTCGGCACGACGGAGAGTACGGGCACGGCGGCCACGATGGGTGCGGCCACGAATGCGGTCGGCATCACCCCGAGTGCGAGGACCACGGACGTCGCAGCCGGTGA